DNA sequence from the bacterium genome:
GATAGGAAAGATCTTATCAAGGGTGAAAGCGCGCAGTTGAGTTGGAAGGTGCTTAACGCTGAAAAGATTTACCTTTCTCCGCTTGCCGATCCTGCGCCCATCCCATTAGAGGTTAGTAGTCGTCTAGTAACTCCGGATAGAACGACGGAATACGTTCTAACGGTGGTAAATGTCAAGCAGACAGTAAGTTCGAAGGTAACTATCACGGTTACCGAGAAGAGTAAGTCTACTATCGATATATTCACGGCGACACCTGGAACGGTCGATCCTGGCGGAACAGTTACGCTCACGTGGCGAGCAACCGGCGCTTCAAAGGTTGATATCGATCACGGAATCGGCGAGGTTGATTATCAAGCCGGCACTGTTGATGTCAAGCCAATGAAAACAACTAAATATCAAATTACGGCTACCGACAATGAAGGGCACACAGCCACACAGTCAATTACTGTGGTTGTAAAACAGCCGCCGGTGGATCCGACTGGCACTGAAACTGTGATGCCCAGCGATCCGAACGGCATAAATGGGCCGCGTTAGCAGTTTATTTGGAATAGAGCCTTATGAACGTCCCCTTCTATGCAAGAAGGGGACGTGTAATATCAGGGGTGAAAGATGTCTGATCGTATATTCAATCGTTTTATCTTCTTGTTTTCTCTAGCTGGTTGCTTTGTAGCAGGGATGTTGATACTATTCGATTGGCACTTTGTCGATCTTCCCTGCGGGACCGGTGGGTGTGATGCTGTAGCGCAATGGCCCTACTCTAAGTATATTTCTGCAGCAGGCTTCTTGTTCTACTCGTTAATCGCAATCCTTTGTTGGGTGCGCAGTCAAAAAGAGTTAAGTCAATGGCGCCCAATAAACAGCGCGATTTTTGGACTAGCAATCCCTTCGGCAATCATAAGTTATACTCTTATTTATTATGCGGATTCGGTACTCAACGCAACCTGTTGGTGGTGCGCTTCCTCCGCTGTGATCATAACACTTATCTTGTTGGCCTCAGCTTTCCACCTGTCTAATCGCCGTGAAATACAAACGTCCATAGAGCCAAGTGTCGAACACAAGTGGCATCTTATATTCGCGCTTTTGGCAGTGTTGGTTGGGGTTGGATATGGCTCATGGATGGTCTGGGACAAAACCAAAGTGGAAGCCGTATCAAGAGCAACTGCAGCTAAAGTGTTTCCAAAAGACATTAAATTGCATATTCAAGGACCGGAGAACGCCCCGATCACAATTGTGGAGTTTTCAGACTACCAATGCGGAAACTGCCGTGTATCTCATGAATACATAGTTAAACTTCTACAGATGAACCCCCAGAGTGTACGGTTCGTTTATCGCCATTTTCCTCTTTATATGGTTAAAGGTCATGAAGTGTCCCTCAAAGCTTCTGCTGCAGTCGAAATGGCTGGAATGGAAGGGGAAGATAAGTTTTGGATGATGAGTGACCTTGTTTTTCGTCTTTCAAAAGATAAAGAATTGGATGAAAAATCTCTCATCGGTTTAGCTAAATTTATGCGTTTAAATATGAAGACGTTCAACCTTGCTGACCCTCCGGATTCTGTGATGGTTCGAATCCAACGCGATATAGCCGATGCAAAAGCCGCTGGTATAGAAGGTACTCCAACCTTCTTTATCTTCATACCCAATAAAGGCGTTGTTAGGACTGAGTCGACCCAAAAGCTCATTGCGCTTATAATGGGGGGAAGTCTCAGCCAATACATCCCCAACCCGCCCCCTCCGCCAAGCTTCGACACCGAACCTCAGCCAACAGTCCCTACCGATGTTCATTAGATGCTGATAGGTATTGTAAATTAGGGGCTGGAGGTTGGTCATATGGCGTCAGAAATGCGCAATGCGCTATACTGATTAGCTACGGATGCTAGGTTCAAAATGTAACGGAGGAGTTGGTATGATCAGAGTCTGGATAATAGCTTTGGTATTGTTGTTTATAGCTCAAGATGCGCAGGCTCTAGATGTCAGCAAAATGCTCCAGCAAGCGAAGGCGAAGGCAGAATCAGCAAAGACAATGAAAGGGCAGTTAGTATTAACCACTAAGGGCACGGTTCAAGGCAAAGAGGTGGTTAAGGAGCTTCTAATTGACTTTACTTATAAAGCCCCCAACAAGATTTACCTCACTATGAGGGGTAGTAATGCCTTATCCGGTAAGACAGAGATGAAGATGGCATCAAACGGGGATATCCTGTACGTGTATGATGCTTCTCAGAATACCTATAAAAAGGATAAAGCAACCAAAAAATTTAATCCAATTCTCGATACTGGCGGGACCCGAGGAGCGATAAGCACACCTGGGAGCGTCTATAAACTGAAAAGGACGTTTGTATTGGAAGGCATTCCTGTTTACGAAATTCTTGCGGAAGTTCCTAGGAAAAATCTTCCTTCTCAAGCTAAAGTTCAAACTCTCATTTATGTGAGACAAAAAGATCAAATGATCTGCGGAATGAGTTCGGATCTTTTGATACCAGCGAATGCGAAGGGAAAAGTGAGCAATTTGCGAACTACCCTAATGGTCAAAACGCTTAAAATAAATATGCCGGTCGATGAAAAGCTTTTTAAATGGATACCCCCTGCGAAAGCAACGCAAGCTTCATCAAAAAGCAACATACCCGGTAAAAATACTTCTCAGCCTAAGTAAGAATTAAGATGAAATTAACAGTAGCCGGTGCGCAGCTTCCAGTTGGGGAAGATATTAACGAAAATCTAAAAGCGATCAATCGGGCGATTGATTTTGCGGTTGATGCAAAGGCGGATATTTTGCTGACGCCGGAAGGCTCCCTTAGTGGGTACACCCCTCGTTTTAACGCCAGTGAGGTTGTAAGCGCCCTTGAAGTTGTTACAGCAAAAGCGCGTTCCGTAAAACTTGGGTTGGCGCTTGGCACTTGCTTTGTTGAGCCTGAGGATAGACGCTGCTACAATCAACTGAGATTTTACGATCAAGAGGGCGTCTTTTTGGGTTTTCACAGTAAAATATTGCGATGCGGTGATGTAATGAGCGAAGAGCCGCAAGGGGAATGCACGCTTTATGATACAACCCCGTTAAGAACTTTCAACCTGAATGGGATCGTGATCGGCGGCTTGATTTGTAATGATGTCTGGGCTAATCCACTCTGTACGATTGAGCCAGACCCTCATTTGACCCAGCAGCTATCGAAAATGGGAACAAAAATAATCTTTCATGCAGTCAATGGGGGAAGAGCCAGCAGCGAGTATTCCAAGTTGATGTGGCAGTATCATGAATCAAACCTTCGAATGCGAGCAGAAGCAGGTCAAGTTTGGATTGTGACGGTTGATAATTGCTTTCCGATGAATATTGATTGCTCTTGCCCAAGCGGTATAATTGGTCCGCAAGGTACATGGGTAGTAAAAACGCATTCAAAGGGCGAGCAATTCTTTACCTATACGATTGAAATTGAGGGTTAGAATAGCTTCCTCGAAAAAAGCTTGTAATATCCGTTCGGATTTTGGTAATTAATTCGGATGCCGAACGTCAAAAGACATTGCTAATCCGTTTGATATGAGTTAAAGGCAAATTGTAAGCGGTGTGCATGGTGAGTAGAACAGTTTTCATTGCTTACAGGGTTGGTTCTGCTTGACAATGAGTATTGGTGAGTGATAAGATTAGGGCGCGAAAGAAGTAGGAGAACGTCGTCAATGGCAAAAACAGTTAGCTCTGTGGTCGGAGTAGACATCGGAACGCATACGATAAAAGTAGCTGAACTACGTTTATCGAAAGATCGTCCGGTGCTTACCGGCGTAGGAATAGCTCCAACTCCTCCTGGCGCAGTCGATAGTGTCGGCGTTCAGGATCCAGTTGGTTTAGGGGTTGCGCTCAAAAAACTGCTCAGTGAATCGGGCATTACGACTAAACAAGTAGTGTTCGGTATATCCGGTCAGTCCTCTGTTGTGGTGCGTATTTTGGAAGTTCCGAGAATGTCGCAAGCTGAACTTGCAGAGCACATGCAATGGGAAATTCAGCGTAATATCCCCTTTGCCGATACAGCAATAGTTTCGGATTTTCGGCCAATTGATCGCCCGAATACTCCCCCTGATTCTCAGACGATGGAAGTAGTTCTGGCAGTTGCTCCTCAGGACGCGATCGATCGTATTGTCGATGTTGGAAAAGCAGCAAACTTGAGGCCGATAGGCATTGATGTTGAGCCACTTGCCCTTAATCGCTCCCTCATTTTGAGCCAATATGAGTTGTATGGTGACAAAACGATTTGCGTCATCAACCTCGGCGCATCAAGCTCTACGGTTGATATTTATCAAAACGGCTTACTGGTCTTCCCGCGTATTCTGCCGATCGGTGGAAACATGCTGACCGATAAGATCAAGCAGGCCTTTGGGGTAAGTGCAGAGGAAGCAGAGAGTCTTAAGCGAGACGAAGCAGAAGTGATGATGAACCTGTTGGCGCAGCAAACGCCAACGATGCAGGGAGCAGGCACTCAATCATTCGATGTTGAGGATACGGGCGGTTTTGAGATTACGAGTTCGAAACAGCCTGATGTTGTGCCCACAACGTCTGATGTTCGGCAATTGTATGAAAAAGAGGATGATGTGGCGCTTCCGGTCTTTCCGGGACACGCTGACTATGTTCCACCTGAAGAAGTAGTTGAGGCAACGCCAGAACCCGTTCAACAGACGACACAAGTGCTTTCTTCCATAGAACAACGCAAGGCGAGATTGTTCTATGCGATTAGCCAAGATTTAGAAGAGCTTGTAGGAGAGATACGGCGCTCGATTGAATACTTCCGCAGTCGTTCAACCGATTCTCGTATCGACCAGATATTAATTTGCGGTGGGTCGGCTGGTATTCGCAATCTGGATGAATATCTGCATCAATCGCTTGATATTCCAGTTGTAGTCGCGGATCCGCTCCGAGGTATTCAGGTGAATACCCGACGTTATTCGGAAGAGTTTTTGATGCAAAACGCGCTATTACTGCCCGTAAGCATCGGCATGGCGATGAATGCATTCTATGAGTAAATAATTGTTTCGGCGCCAATAGTTTGTGCGCATTTTGTATACCGAGAGGAACGTTGAACGAGAAGCGTTTCTAAAGAGGGTCCAAGAATCATGAAACTGAACTTGTTGCCAACCTATGTAAAACAGAGCACAACCCGACGGAACGTGGGGCTGTTTGTGACGGCATTATTTATTGTAATTAATGCTGTCATGTTAGTTTGGTATATAAGCACTAGTAACACGCTAACTGAGAGAAAAGATACGAAAATGAGGATGGATCAGGAGATCACTAGAATTGCCGCTATCTCAGACAGCGCGGACAAGATTCTTGAAGATGCGAAGCTGCTGATTGCGCAAACCCTTGCTGTTGATAGCGTGGTGGGATTTAATCGGCGTTATCCCGATGCCTATATGGATATCGTACCGTTTATTCCGGCAGGCGTACGTGTGAACCGAATGAATTTTACTGCATCAGGTGGTGATGCAAACGCTAACTCTAATCCATCATTAGGGGCTACTGCCGCACCGACCACCGGTACAGGTTCCGTTTTGGTGATGGAGGTCAATATTAAGGACCTCAAGCAACTAACACAACTTTTGGCATCGCTTTATCAGTGCCCTCATATTAATTTAGTTGGGATCGACGAAATAAAAGGTCCTGGGACACGATATCCGTCAGGAGTAAGTGGCGGATATGGTCCGGGTGCTGGTAATTCGTCAGGAAGTCCTACTGCCGGTGCCCCAAGCGCAGGCGCATTTGGCGGGGGCTTATCATCCGGTGGAATGTCATCGGGTACGTCAGTTGAACCGCTTTTGCCAGGTTACAATACTTATGTCATTACATGTGTGACTGATGAAATATTTGATAAACCGGATGTAATGGGAATAATTAAAGGTGGCAGTAGCGCTACTGTCACAAGCAGTGGAACGCCGGCGAATACTTCCATGAGTGGAAGTTCGCCAATGGGTCGCTAAACTTAAATAGCGCAAGTCGGTAGGGAGACTTAGGATGAGGATTACGATTTTTGGAATCTGGTCAATTGGACTCGTTGCGACAATTGTCGTAGCGTTCGCCATTTGGGGTCTGGGTGTTCGCCCGACCGGCACATTGGTTGCGTTTCATGACGAGTATATCCAAA
Encoded proteins:
- a CDS encoding vitamin K epoxide reductase family protein → MSDRIFNRFIFLFSLAGCFVAGMLILFDWHFVDLPCGTGGCDAVAQWPYSKYISAAGFLFYSLIAILCWVRSQKELSQWRPINSAIFGLAIPSAIISYTLIYYADSVLNATCWWCASSAVIITLILLASAFHLSNRREIQTSIEPSVEHKWHLIFALLAVLVGVGYGSWMVWDKTKVEAVSRATAAKVFPKDIKLHIQGPENAPITIVEFSDYQCGNCRVSHEYIVKLLQMNPQSVRFVYRHFPLYMVKGHEVSLKASAAVEMAGMEGEDKFWMMSDLVFRLSKDKELDEKSLIGLAKFMRLNMKTFNLADPPDSVMVRIQRDIADAKAAGIEGTPTFFIFIPNKGVVRTESTQKLIALIMGGSLSQYIPNPPPPPSFDTEPQPTVPTDVH
- a CDS encoding carbon-nitrogen hydrolase family protein, which encodes MKLTVAGAQLPVGEDINENLKAINRAIDFAVDAKADILLTPEGSLSGYTPRFNASEVVSALEVVTAKARSVKLGLALGTCFVEPEDRRCYNQLRFYDQEGVFLGFHSKILRCGDVMSEEPQGECTLYDTTPLRTFNLNGIVIGGLICNDVWANPLCTIEPDPHLTQQLSKMGTKIIFHAVNGGRASSEYSKLMWQYHESNLRMRAEAGQVWIVTVDNCFPMNIDCSCPSGIIGPQGTWVVKTHSKGEQFFTYTIEIEG
- the pilM gene encoding type IV pilus assembly protein PilM produces the protein MAKTVSSVVGVDIGTHTIKVAELRLSKDRPVLTGVGIAPTPPGAVDSVGVQDPVGLGVALKKLLSESGITTKQVVFGISGQSSVVVRILEVPRMSQAELAEHMQWEIQRNIPFADTAIVSDFRPIDRPNTPPDSQTMEVVLAVAPQDAIDRIVDVGKAANLRPIGIDVEPLALNRSLILSQYELYGDKTICVINLGASSSTVDIYQNGLLVFPRILPIGGNMLTDKIKQAFGVSAEEAESLKRDEAEVMMNLLAQQTPTMQGAGTQSFDVEDTGGFEITSSKQPDVVPTTSDVRQLYEKEDDVALPVFPGHADYVPPEEVVEATPEPVQQTTQVLSSIEQRKARLFYAISQDLEELVGEIRRSIEYFRSRSTDSRIDQILICGGSAGIRNLDEYLHQSLDIPVVVADPLRGIQVNTRRYSEEFLMQNALLLPVSIGMAMNAFYE